One genomic segment of Deltaproteobacteria bacterium includes these proteins:
- a CDS encoding DUF3833 domain-containing protein, whose product MKNKTHAIFRFFASVCFLLGSFHLAGCSSIQPKDYASELPKLSLESFFNGTLDVHGMVHDRSGKVVRRFTMVMNASWNGPVGTLNEELQWSDGEKESKTWTLTKTAEGKYEGIMGDVVGKASTEVSGNTFQMLYTVKVPIGTGADKKIYEFDVEDWMHMIDEKTLLSRTTMTKFGVRVANVTVSYRKR is encoded by the coding sequence ATGAAAAATAAAACTCATGCTATTTTCCGTTTCTTCGCTAGCGTTTGCTTCTTGCTCGGTTCGTTTCACCTTGCTGGCTGCTCGTCCATTCAACCTAAAGACTATGCTTCTGAGCTTCCAAAGCTTTCCCTTGAGTCATTTTTCAACGGCACCCTCGACGTTCACGGCATGGTTCACGACAGATCGGGAAAAGTAGTTCGTCGATTTACAATGGTCATGAACGCTAGCTGGAACGGACCGGTTGGGACGCTGAACGAAGAACTTCAATGGTCTGATGGCGAAAAAGAATCGAAAACTTGGACCCTCACCAAGACCGCCGAAGGTAAGTATGAAGGCATCATGGGCGACGTCGTTGGCAAAGCTTCAACCGAAGTTTCAGGTAACACCTTCCAGATGCTCTATACCGTCAAGGTTCCAATCGGCACAGGCGCCGACAAGAAGATTTATGAATTCGATGTCGAGGACTGGATGCACATGATCGACGAAAAAACCCTTCTCAGTCGCACGACGATGACAAAGTTCGGGGTTCGCGTCGCCAACGTCACTGTCAGCTACCGAAAACGCTAG
- the menA gene encoding 1,4-dihydroxy-2-naphthoate octaprenyltransferase, translated as MNPWILALRPKTLTAALVPILVATALVHASGIAVKWWVSVFALIASFFIQIATNLINDAIDFDKGADTDQRTGPKRVTQSGMISRRKVMVGAGVCLALAFAFGVPLVVEGGWPIAAIGVVSIALAYGYTGGPFPLAYMGLGDLFVILFFGVIGVMGTFFLHTGQWSELAAVAGLQVGFLATVLIAINNLRDSPEDVKVGKKTLAVRFGAKFSKIEIAVLCYAPFLMGMAYENRGWMWAAYAPLIAVPLVSRLVRGIWAADPGPVMNRFLAMAAALHLLFGLALAGGLWFGTKT; from the coding sequence ATGAACCCGTGGATCCTTGCCCTCCGACCTAAGACACTAACTGCCGCTCTGGTGCCGATTTTAGTCGCGACCGCTTTGGTGCACGCTTCCGGTATTGCAGTAAAATGGTGGGTTTCCGTTTTCGCGTTGATCGCATCGTTCTTTATTCAAATCGCGACAAATTTGATTAACGACGCGATCGACTTCGACAAAGGCGCGGACACCGATCAGCGCACGGGCCCAAAACGCGTAACCCAGTCCGGTATGATCTCGCGGCGTAAGGTGATGGTAGGCGCCGGAGTTTGTCTCGCGCTTGCATTCGCATTCGGTGTGCCACTTGTCGTTGAGGGAGGGTGGCCGATTGCCGCGATCGGAGTGGTCTCAATCGCGCTTGCCTATGGCTATACAGGCGGGCCATTTCCCTTGGCATACATGGGCCTTGGAGATCTCTTTGTAATTTTATTTTTCGGTGTCATCGGAGTCATGGGAACCTTTTTTTTACACACGGGCCAGTGGTCCGAGCTCGCGGCTGTCGCAGGCCTGCAGGTTGGTTTTTTGGCTACGGTGCTCATTGCTATCAATAATCTTCGCGATTCACCTGAAGACGTAAAAGTCGGAAAAAAAACGCTGGCCGTTCGGTTTGGCGCCAAATTTTCGAAAATTGAAATTGCCGTTCTATGCTACGCGCCGTTTCTAATGGGCATGGCCTACGAAAATCGTGGTTGGATGTGGGCCGCATACGCACCATTGATTGCTGTTCCGCTTGTCAGTCGTCTCGTTCGCGGAATTTGGGCAGCTGATCCCGGCCCTGTCATGAATCGATTCCTGGCGATGGCCGCCGCTCTTCATTTGCTATTTGGTCTCGCGTTGGCCGGCGGTTTATGGTTCGGTACAAAGACATGA
- a CDS encoding OsmC family protein, with translation MYKFPMNFRVEVKDLGPNHPTWATNAQAVPQELAVAIPPGFNGPGGGYSPEDFFALAMANCFAATFRVIAEKSAVTYQTLDIACNLEVDLNENGKPWMARAHLDVKLSKPSNTERAGRLLEKVSGQCLIHQSVKTETTYSFEVIA, from the coding sequence ATGTACAAATTCCCGATGAACTTTCGCGTTGAAGTTAAAGACCTAGGCCCAAATCACCCAACATGGGCCACAAACGCCCAAGCCGTACCTCAAGAGCTCGCCGTCGCGATCCCGCCTGGATTCAATGGACCCGGAGGCGGCTATTCTCCGGAAGACTTTTTCGCTCTCGCGATGGCCAATTGTTTTGCCGCCACATTTCGGGTCATCGCAGAAAAGTCCGCTGTGACTTACCAGACGCTAGACATCGCCTGCAACTTAGAGGTCGATTTAAACGAAAACGGGAAACCTTGGATGGCACGGGCCCACCTCGATGTTAAACTTTCCAAACCATCAAACACTGAACGTGCCGGGCGCCTGCTAGAAAAAGTGTCGGGGCAGTGCCTGATTCACCAATCAGTCAAAACGGAAACCACTTATAGCTTCGAGGTCATAGCATGA
- a CDS encoding GNAT family N-acetyltransferase: MAATGLTLGNQVAAVLEECRFEDVLPIWQAKLWPGRISKIESNSAMKWLGGIDLQLMQEPASFWRILVSKKKINEPEPSVIAVLSGHFGGLIPAPNVQNSDSANLMRSFRTRGLYVAPEFRGLGAASAVMNAAFTEAKRTGCEVAWTFPRKSAMPAYEKMGFQRVGPWIGEKDPSAGEFGPNCFAIRHLAP, encoded by the coding sequence ATGGCGGCAACGGGCCTCACGCTTGGAAATCAGGTTGCGGCCGTGTTGGAAGAGTGTCGTTTTGAAGACGTACTTCCAATTTGGCAAGCAAAGCTTTGGCCCGGTCGCATCTCCAAAATCGAGTCCAATAGTGCAATGAAGTGGCTGGGCGGTATAGACCTCCAGCTGATGCAGGAGCCAGCGTCGTTTTGGCGAATTCTCGTGTCGAAAAAAAAAATTAATGAACCTGAACCGTCCGTGATCGCCGTGCTCAGCGGTCATTTTGGTGGCCTCATTCCCGCGCCGAATGTTCAAAACTCCGATTCCGCCAATCTCATGCGCAGCTTTCGCACGCGTGGACTTTACGTTGCTCCAGAGTTTCGGGGCTTAGGTGCCGCGAGTGCCGTTATGAACGCTGCTTTTACCGAGGCGAAGCGAACCGGGTGTGAGGTTGCGTGGACTTTTCCGCGCAAAAGCGCCATGCCTGCCTATGAGAAAATGGGTTTCCAAAGGGTTGGGCCGTGGATCGGAGAGAAGGATCCGAGCGCCGGTGAATTCGGTCCGAACTGTTTTGCCATAAGGCACCTCGCACCATAA
- a CDS encoding AMP-binding protein produces MSDRGQRAQGLLLNPRLPEGRRLTIEAAWKKKLDSITASAGTDAIGILTSGSTSGGAMECVTVLSQPALESSAAAVNRHFHFSSKTRWALMLPTFHVGGYMIQLRAELTGAEVFPFKSEWNALAATDFLTDGKISVVSLVPAQVFDLVSSRLSAPASLQTVIVGGGRLDVGLRQQAIALGWPIFESYGMTETCSQIAASENAQSSRMRSLGHFQLKVDHETSELLVNGPALFSGKLQFEGENAFWRPAETDVDGFYRTTDRVQLFTENGVSYLSFLGRTIDVVKVLGENIDLAKVRAALVSIDSPAGVTNMDVVAIANQRREHELVLVLEAPKTDFDADNLLQILRKVQSRLRESLLPVEVPTAIKTVSQFPRSDLGKILYPKLLAELS; encoded by the coding sequence ATGAGCGACCGCGGCCAGCGCGCGCAAGGACTACTGCTGAATCCCCGGCTTCCGGAAGGTCGGCGACTGACAATTGAAGCGGCTTGGAAAAAGAAGCTGGATTCGATTACAGCTTCTGCGGGGACTGATGCGATCGGAATTTTAACCAGCGGCTCGACGTCTGGTGGCGCGATGGAATGTGTGACGGTGCTTTCACAGCCGGCACTAGAATCTTCGGCAGCTGCGGTGAACCGGCATTTCCATTTCTCTTCGAAAACCAGGTGGGCGTTGATGCTTCCGACGTTTCACGTGGGCGGGTACATGATCCAGCTTCGCGCGGAACTCACGGGTGCTGAAGTTTTCCCATTCAAAAGCGAATGGAATGCCCTTGCGGCGACGGACTTCTTAACAGACGGAAAAATTTCGGTAGTATCACTCGTTCCAGCACAAGTTTTTGACCTCGTTAGTTCTCGATTATCTGCGCCGGCATCACTTCAGACCGTGATTGTCGGCGGCGGACGCCTAGATGTGGGCCTTCGGCAACAAGCGATCGCTCTAGGGTGGCCGATATTTGAAAGTTACGGAATGACGGAAACGTGTTCACAGATTGCAGCTTCGGAAAACGCACAGTCGTCACGTATGCGGTCGCTCGGACATTTTCAATTGAAAGTTGACCACGAAACAAGTGAGCTTCTTGTAAATGGACCGGCACTGTTTTCTGGAAAGCTTCAGTTTGAAGGGGAGAATGCTTTTTGGCGGCCCGCTGAAACAGATGTCGATGGGTTCTATCGCACCACGGACCGCGTTCAGCTGTTTACTGAAAACGGGGTAAGTTATTTGTCATTCCTTGGGCGTACCATCGACGTCGTAAAAGTACTCGGGGAAAATATCGATTTGGCAAAGGTGCGAGCTGCTCTTGTATCGATTGATTCCCCGGCCGGGGTGACAAATATGGATGTCGTTGCAATCGCGAATCAGCGAAGAGAGCACGAGCTAGTTTTGGTCCTCGAAGCTCCAAAAACCGATTTTGATGCAGACAACTTGCTTCAAATTTTGAGGAAAGTTCAGTCTAGATTGCGCGAAAGCCTTTTGCCGGTTGAAGTTCCAACAGCTATCAAAACTGTGTCTCAGTTTCCGAGATCTGATCTAGGTAAAATCCTTTACCCGAAGCTTCTTGCCGAACTTTCATGA
- a CDS encoding sigma-54-dependent Fis family transcriptional regulator — MSTQGFGSHSTFDPSINSISGIVGSNPRLAQAGGKPIRALVVDDESSLRTALFRILDRQGFQAVTANSKREAESLMSSETAFDLAMIDLRLPDGDGLELMTKLKSLHPQCQVIILTGHGSIELAVKATQMGAFHFVTKPFNMEELVSIIEKAISHKSLQVENQTLRSALSRRYRFENIIGNSEEIRHVLSMVERVADSDSTVLVSGESGTGKELIAKAIHYNSSRVNKPFVPVNCGAIPGELLESELFGHVKGAFTGAIANRQGRFDLASGGTLFLDEIGELPLNLQVKLLRVLQERRFEPVGSMKTHEADVRVVAATNVDLAKAVQKGLFREDLFYRLNVIPVRLPALKERRDDIPLLLHHFLQISNDRLAERAGPNRKARQLLGFSPEAMNALVHHPWPGNIRELENLVERLAVLKGDGIIELLDLPDHYRANVRPEFGIGGNGIGTSHNSGLSMDSIDVPDNGLDFNSAVDAYENALILQALEKTGWNRNQAAAILKLNRTTLVEKIKKKGLRPPPDVEV, encoded by the coding sequence ATGTCTACTCAAGGTTTTGGATCCCACTCGACCTTCGATCCCTCCATAAATTCCATCAGCGGAATCGTTGGTTCCAATCCGCGACTTGCCCAAGCAGGTGGAAAGCCGATTCGCGCACTTGTCGTCGACGATGAATCCTCTTTGCGAACCGCACTTTTTAGAATTCTGGATCGCCAAGGATTTCAAGCAGTCACTGCGAATTCGAAGCGTGAAGCCGAATCTTTGATGTCGTCGGAAACTGCTTTTGACCTAGCGATGATCGACCTTCGGTTACCTGACGGAGATGGTCTCGAGCTAATGACCAAGCTCAAGTCACTTCACCCGCAATGCCAAGTGATTATATTGACCGGACACGGTTCGATCGAGCTCGCGGTCAAAGCAACCCAAATGGGCGCTTTCCATTTCGTAACGAAGCCCTTCAACATGGAAGAACTTGTCTCGATCATTGAAAAAGCAATTTCACACAAGTCACTGCAAGTGGAAAACCAAACTTTGCGTTCGGCTCTCTCACGGCGCTATCGATTTGAAAACATCATCGGTAACAGCGAAGAAATTCGCCATGTTCTAAGCATGGTCGAACGAGTGGCCGATTCGGACTCGACGGTTTTGGTTTCTGGTGAAAGTGGAACCGGAAAAGAGCTAATCGCAAAAGCCATTCATTATAACTCTTCCCGCGTGAATAAACCTTTTGTTCCCGTAAACTGTGGAGCAATTCCTGGAGAACTTCTTGAAAGTGAACTTTTCGGACACGTAAAAGGCGCTTTCACTGGTGCCATCGCCAACCGCCAAGGCCGCTTTGATCTCGCTAGCGGCGGAACACTTTTCTTGGACGAAATTGGCGAATTGCCATTGAACCTGCAGGTCAAACTTTTGCGCGTCCTTCAAGAGCGGCGTTTTGAACCAGTTGGTAGCATGAAAACTCATGAAGCCGATGTTCGGGTCGTTGCGGCGACAAACGTGGATTTAGCAAAGGCCGTACAAAAAGGTCTTTTCCGCGAGGATCTGTTTTATCGCTTAAATGTCATTCCGGTTCGACTGCCGGCCCTGAAAGAGCGCCGCGATGATATCCCGCTTTTGCTGCATCATTTCCTACAAATTTCCAACGACCGTCTTGCCGAACGCGCCGGTCCCAATCGGAAAGCTCGTCAGTTGCTAGGGTTTTCACCTGAGGCGATGAATGCACTCGTGCATCACCCTTGGCCGGGTAACATTCGCGAACTTGAGAATCTTGTCGAGCGTCTGGCAGTTTTAAAAGGTGATGGAATTATAGAATTACTTGATCTTCCAGATCACTATCGCGCTAACGTCCGACCAGAGTTTGGCATAGGCGGTAACGGTATTGGTACTTCTCACAACAGCGGTCTTTCGATGGATTCGATCGATGTCCCCGACAACGGCCTCGATTTCAATTCTGCTGTCGATGCTTACGAGAACGCTTTGATTCTTCAGGCACTAGAAAAAACCGGCTGGAACAGAAACCAAGCGGCTGCAATTTTAAAACTTAATCGAACAACGTTGGTTGAGAAAATTAAAAAGAAAGGCCTGCGTCCACCACCGGATGTTGAGGTCTAA
- the menB gene encoding 1,4-dihydroxy-2-naphthoyl-CoA synthase, giving the protein MKPSRFKKYSDIRLETDGEGIAKITIDRPEVRNAFRPQTVKEMLDAMDVARDDASIGVIILTGQGDMAFCSGGDQRVRGEGGYVGGDGVPRLNILDMQKAIRSCPKPVVAMIAGYAIGGGHVLHVVCDLSIAADNARFGQTGPKVGSFDGGLGSSYLSRIVGQKKAREIWFLCRQYDAKQAMDMGLVNTVVPLKDLEVETVQWCREMLELSPMALRFLKAAHNADCDGQIGLLDFAGNATLLYYLSEEGSEGKNAYLEKRRPDFSKFPRLP; this is encoded by the coding sequence ATGAAACCGAGTCGCTTTAAGAAGTACTCGGATATTCGCCTTGAAACGGACGGCGAAGGTATCGCCAAGATCACCATTGACCGACCAGAGGTTCGCAATGCGTTTCGTCCTCAGACTGTTAAAGAGATGTTGGATGCCATGGATGTTGCGCGCGATGATGCCAGCATCGGAGTCATCATTTTAACCGGTCAAGGCGACATGGCGTTTTGTTCGGGAGGCGATCAGCGCGTTCGAGGCGAGGGAGGCTATGTCGGCGGTGACGGTGTTCCCCGATTGAACATTCTCGATATGCAGAAAGCTATTCGCTCTTGCCCCAAACCTGTCGTCGCCATGATTGCAGGCTATGCGATTGGCGGGGGCCACGTGTTGCACGTCGTTTGCGATCTTTCGATTGCGGCTGATAATGCGCGTTTTGGTCAGACAGGACCCAAGGTCGGTTCTTTTGATGGTGGGCTTGGCTCATCGTACCTTTCGCGAATTGTCGGGCAAAAGAAGGCACGCGAAATTTGGTTTCTCTGCCGTCAGTACGACGCAAAACAAGCGATGGACATGGGCCTCGTGAACACCGTTGTACCTCTCAAAGACCTTGAAGTTGAAACGGTTCAATGGTGCCGAGAAATGTTGGAGCTTTCTCCTATGGCACTTCGTTTCTTAAAAGCAGCCCACAACGCGGATTGCGATGGTCAAATTGGTCTTCTAGATTTCGCAGGCAATGCGACCTTGCTTTACTACCTGAGCGAGGAAGGTTCGGAAGGTAAAAACGCGTATCTTGAAAAGCGTCGTCCTGACTTTTCGAAGTTCCCACGTCTGCCGTGA
- a CDS encoding SDR family oxidoreductase has protein sequence MADIDASFKLSERTALLTGPCTTVNQAIASKLTSLGCNIALIDRNIERASRFAEQLMNTREVNERFGRAVAIQADLSKPHHVQDAASRAAEAYGGLDIFVDGLLTTDVRDFRDAESLEDLDRLMDVNLRAPLMMTHAVLKFLEGRKRGRIVYLQHDIVRLGLEKNGILAATRGGLTDFARILSREVLASNVTVNVVSVGISEEFLIQQTNPPGAPGARGAGAASAPNRGSINDALAALKVNFPRAAMMDPERVANTVAFLVSPLGAGITGQTIAVNQGLA, from the coding sequence ATGGCAGATATCGATGCAAGTTTTAAACTTTCCGAGCGCACAGCACTTTTGACTGGCCCCTGCACAACAGTCAATCAGGCAATCGCCTCGAAGCTCACTTCTTTAGGATGCAATATTGCGCTGATCGATCGGAATATCGAGCGGGCGTCGCGTTTCGCCGAACAATTGATGAACACACGCGAGGTCAATGAGCGTTTTGGGCGCGCCGTCGCGATTCAGGCAGATCTTTCAAAACCCCACCATGTTCAGGATGCGGCTTCGCGAGCAGCAGAAGCCTACGGGGGTTTAGATATTTTCGTTGATGGACTTTTGACAACCGATGTTCGTGATTTTCGCGATGCCGAGTCGCTTGAAGATCTCGATCGATTGATGGATGTGAACCTTCGGGCGCCGCTGATGATGACCCACGCGGTTCTAAAATTCCTAGAGGGACGAAAGCGTGGACGCATCGTGTATCTGCAACACGACATAGTCCGTTTGGGCCTCGAAAAGAATGGAATTCTCGCTGCGACCCGCGGCGGTCTCACTGACTTTGCACGAATTCTTTCGCGCGAAGTTTTGGCAAGCAACGTGACTGTGAACGTAGTTAGCGTAGGGATTAGCGAAGAGTTTTTGATTCAACAAACGAATCCTCCAGGCGCGCCAGGCGCACGCGGCGCCGGCGCCGCAAGCGCGCCGAACCGTGGCTCGATCAACGACGCGTTGGCGGCACTGAAAGTTAATTTCCCGCGAGCAGCGATGATGGATCCAGAACGAGTTGCTAACACTGTTGCGTTTTTGGTGAGCCCGTTGGGCGCTGGAATTACTGGTCAGACGATCGCCGTCAATCAAGGCCTCGCTTAG
- a CDS encoding DUF393 domain-containing protein, giving the protein MTDQFSLNKPFNGILESMLEKSKILYDGNCVVCDIEISHYKRIAPMDFEMVDISNPSFKAVEYGLTADAVNRHMHVMSPDGKIHVGVDAFAHIWSRIPRYSFAKRVVDLPGVRSVAELGYEVFVRLRPHLPKKNASPLGA; this is encoded by the coding sequence ATGACGGATCAGTTCTCGCTGAACAAGCCTTTTAACGGTATTCTTGAATCCATGTTGGAAAAGTCGAAGATTTTGTACGATGGCAATTGTGTGGTGTGCGATATTGAGATCTCGCATTACAAACGAATTGCGCCGATGGATTTCGAAATGGTGGATATTTCGAACCCGTCGTTTAAAGCTGTGGAGTACGGCCTTACAGCTGACGCGGTAAATCGCCACATGCACGTGATGAGCCCAGATGGGAAAATCCATGTGGGAGTAGATGCGTTCGCACATATCTGGTCTCGAATTCCGCGCTACTCGTTTGCAAAAAGAGTCGTCGATCTCCCGGGAGTTCGCTCGGTGGCGGAGCTCGGATACGAGGTTTTTGTGCGCCTACGGCCCCATTTGCCGAAAAAGAATGCTTCACCATTAGGGGCATGA
- a CDS encoding acetyl-CoA C-acetyltransferase, with product MANNSSVGSSIVIVAGKRTPFGSFGGGLKDVGATQLAVAAGRAALEQAKVDAGNIDHVVLGNVVQSGSDAAYVPRHVGLHLGVPVENGALGLNRLCGSGFQSWITAAEMIMAGDATIVLAGGVEQMSQIPYILRGARFEGFRMGQAPLEDYMTSALTDAYAGMPMAITAENLAEKYSISRDACEEYSLLSQKRCADALAVGIFAAEMSPIVVETRKGSVTIDKDEHPKPGVALEKLQAMKPMFKPGGTVTAATASGIVDGAAMSVLMTEAEANRRGLKPMARLVSWGAVGCDPKIMGIGPAGAIRKALTKANLKLSDMDLVEVNEAFAAQYLAVEKELGLDRSKTNVNGGAIAIGHPLAASGTRIMNHLMYELGRRAAAGNPAKYAAGSACIGGGQGIAVIIERM from the coding sequence ATGGCAAATAATTCTTCGGTTGGATCTTCAATAGTTATTGTCGCTGGAAAAAGAACTCCATTTGGCTCCTTTGGTGGTGGCCTAAAAGATGTCGGCGCAACGCAATTGGCGGTTGCGGCAGGGCGCGCGGCGCTTGAGCAAGCGAAGGTTGATGCCGGAAACATCGATCATGTCGTTTTGGGAAATGTTGTTCAAAGTGGATCAGATGCGGCTTATGTCCCACGTCACGTAGGCCTTCACTTAGGCGTGCCTGTGGAAAACGGCGCGCTCGGACTGAATCGCCTTTGCGGCTCTGGATTTCAATCTTGGATTACTGCAGCAGAAATGATCATGGCTGGCGATGCGACGATTGTTCTCGCGGGTGGCGTCGAACAAATGTCCCAGATTCCCTACATATTGCGCGGTGCCCGCTTCGAAGGATTTCGCATGGGGCAAGCGCCCCTTGAAGATTACATGACAAGTGCCCTGACCGACGCTTATGCGGGAATGCCGATGGCGATCACTGCTGAAAACTTGGCCGAAAAATATAGTATTTCTCGCGATGCATGCGAGGAGTATTCGCTCCTCTCTCAAAAACGTTGCGCGGACGCATTGGCTGTAGGCATTTTCGCTGCGGAAATGTCGCCAATAGTAGTTGAAACAAGAAAAGGTTCGGTCACCATCGATAAAGACGAGCATCCAAAACCGGGTGTTGCTTTAGAAAAGCTTCAGGCTATGAAGCCGATGTTTAAACCGGGTGGCACTGTGACCGCCGCAACGGCTAGTGGAATTGTCGATGGCGCTGCAATGTCAGTTCTGATGACGGAAGCGGAAGCCAACCGTCGCGGTCTTAAGCCAATGGCGAGACTAGTTTCTTGGGGAGCGGTCGGCTGTGATCCAAAAATCATGGGTATCGGTCCTGCTGGAGCGATACGCAAGGCACTTACAAAAGCGAACTTAAAACTTTCCGATATGGATCTGGTGGAAGTGAACGAAGCTTTCGCGGCTCAGTATTTAGCGGTTGAAAAAGAACTGGGTCTCGATCGATCAAAAACAAACGTCAATGGCGGCGCCATTGCGATCGGCCATCCACTTGCTGCGAGCGGAACACGTATTATGAATCACTTGATGTATGAACTAGGGCGACGCGCTGCTGCTGGAAACCCAGCGAAGTATGCAGCAGGTTCGGCATGCATTGGCGGCGGCCAGGGCATCGCGGTTATTATCGAAAGAATGTAG
- the purD gene encoding phosphoribosylamine--glycine ligase, translating to MNNVTRVLVIGQGGREHAIVRQIAQNSSIATVYVVPGSDGIAGTPKVECVSMSLDSSGFPALVAFAKENRIDLVVIGPEQPLADGLADVTRAAGLRVFGPSKEGARLEASKIHAKELMKASGVRTARSFVVKTVAETLAAAASFRPPYVLKADGLAAGKGVFIEKTLEGLKSAAHFLFEEKGLGVAGESALLEEFSPGVELSFLVLTNGKGFISMPVARDHKRLLDDDEGPNTGGMGVVAPIPMEDGLLEKIERDVVAPVIREIEKRDFMFRGVLYFGLMLTPEGPSVLEFNTRFGDPEAQVLMTLLDEVAGPSWVGVLTEIADGKLPSAIWSQTRSVACLVLAAEGYPDRPIKGVEISGLDANGELKPITTRESEASYVIHAGTKRGSGSAFVTNGGRVLNVVGYSNRGLKTALNLAYAAAESIHWDGRQIRRDIGRSVLDRK from the coding sequence ATGAACAATGTCACGCGGGTCCTCGTCATCGGTCAGGGTGGTCGCGAACACGCCATCGTGCGACAAATCGCCCAGAATTCTAGCATCGCAACTGTCTATGTCGTTCCTGGCAGTGACGGGATTGCTGGCACGCCAAAAGTCGAGTGCGTTTCGATGAGCTTGGACTCATCGGGATTTCCGGCCTTAGTCGCATTTGCGAAAGAAAACCGAATTGATCTCGTTGTGATTGGTCCCGAGCAGCCGCTGGCGGACGGATTGGCCGACGTTACTCGGGCAGCAGGGCTAAGAGTCTTTGGCCCATCAAAAGAAGGTGCGCGGCTAGAGGCGAGTAAGATCCACGCCAAAGAATTAATGAAGGCCTCTGGAGTTCGCACCGCACGCTCGTTTGTCGTCAAAACAGTAGCTGAAACTTTAGCAGCAGCCGCTTCGTTTCGCCCGCCTTATGTTTTAAAAGCCGACGGTCTTGCGGCAGGAAAAGGCGTCTTTATTGAGAAGACACTCGAAGGGTTAAAATCTGCCGCCCATTTTTTGTTTGAAGAAAAAGGGTTGGGAGTCGCTGGGGAATCCGCTCTTCTAGAGGAATTTTCTCCGGGAGTGGAGCTAAGTTTCTTGGTCCTAACCAACGGCAAAGGATTTATTTCGATGCCGGTTGCTCGCGATCATAAACGTCTTTTGGACGACGACGAGGGGCCGAACACTGGGGGCATGGGTGTTGTGGCACCTATACCGATGGAAGACGGCCTGCTCGAGAAAATCGAACGCGACGTTGTGGCACCCGTGATTCGTGAGATTGAAAAGCGCGACTTCATGTTTCGCGGAGTTTTGTATTTTGGATTGATGCTGACGCCCGAGGGACCGAGCGTTTTAGAATTCAACACGCGTTTTGGCGACCCGGAAGCGCAAGTGCTTATGACATTGTTAGACGAAGTTGCGGGTCCCTCGTGGGTCGGCGTGCTGACAGAAATCGCTGACGGAAAACTTCCTTCTGCTATCTGGTCGCAAACTCGCTCGGTCGCCTGCCTCGTTCTTGCGGCGGAAGGATATCCTGATCGCCCCATCAAAGGGGTTGAGATCTCGGGTCTTGATGCAAACGGAGAGCTTAAACCAATAACGACTCGGGAAAGCGAAGCGAGTTACGTGATTCACGCTGGCACCAAGCGTGGCTCTGGCAGCGCCTTTGTCACAAATGGCGGTCGCGTGTTGAATGTTGTCGGATATTCCAATCGTGGCTTAAAGACAGCTCTGAATCTCGCCTACGCGGCCGCAGAAAGCATTCATTGGGATGGCCGACAAATTCGGCGGGACATCGGTCGCAGCGTTCTCGACCGCAAGTAA